TTAAGAAAGAGGAAGATTTCCAAAAAGCAATCGGAAAACCTGTTTTTGTATCACTATATGCACCAATTGACGGTGATAAAGAATGGCTCGGCACATTATCAGCGGTAGCGGAAGACACAATTGAAATGACCGTGAAGATTAAAGCTAGAACAAAAGTAATCACAATCCCACGAGATAAAATAGCGAAAGCACGTCATGCAGTCATGCTTTAATGATGTAAGGAGGAAGATTCGTGAAAAGTAATGAACTATTATTAGCAACTGAATATTTAGAAAAAGAAAAAAGAATTCCAAGAGAAGTATTAGTAGATGCGATTGAAGCCGCATTAATCACAGCTTATAAAAAGAACTATGAAAGTGCGCGTAACGTACGTGTTGAATTAAACTTAGACAGTGGTACATTCCACGTCATCGCACGTAAAGAAGTAGTGGAAGAAGTCTTTGATGATCGTGAGGAAATCGACTTATCAACAGCATTAGTTAAAAACCCTGCATATGAAATTGGCGACATTTACGAAGAAGACGTTACACCAAATGACTTCGGTCGTGTAGGGGCACAAGCAGCAAAACAAGCTGTTATGCAACGCTTAAGAGATGCAGAACGTGAAATTTTATATGAAGAATTTATCGATAAAGAAAATGATATCGTAACAGGTGTTATTGACCGTGTGGATCATCGCTATGTATACGTAAACTTAGGAAGAACAGAAGCTGTTTTATCTGAAGCAGAACGTAGCCCGAATGAAACATACTTACCAAATGAACGCATTAAAGTGTATGTGAACAAAGTTGAACAAACTACAAAAGGACCTCAAATCTTTGTATCACGTAGTCATCCTGGTTTATTAAAACGTTTATTTGAACAAGAAGTGCCAGAAATTTTTGAAGGTACAGTTGAAGTGAAGTCTGTTGCGCGTGAAGCAGGAGATCGTTCAAAAATCAGTGTATATGCAGAAAACAATGATATTGATGCAGTCGGCGCTTGTGTCGGTGCAAAAGGTGCACGTGTTGAGGCAGTTGTTGAAGAACTAGGTGGAGAAAAAATTGATATCGTACAATGGGATGCAGATCCTAAAGTCTTTGTACGCAATGCTTTAAGCCCTTCACAAGTAGTTGATGTGATTGTTGATGAAGAAAATCAATCTACAACAGTCATCGTTCCAGATTATCAATTATCACTTGCCATTGGTAAACGTGGACAAAATGCCCGTTTAGCTGCGAAATTAACTGGCTGGAAAATCGACATTAAGTCTGAAACTGATGCAAAAGAATTAGGACTTGATCAACCTCAACCAACTACTGAAGAAGTCCCAGCAGTGGAGGATGAAGAAGTAGTTGTTGATAGTGAAACAGCGGATGAAGTCACCGTCAATGATGTTAATGAAGAGGTCGTTGAATTAGAGGATGAATCAGAAGAAAAATAGGGGGGATTTTCATGAAAAAACGAAAAATTCCTATGAGAAAATGTATTTTGTCCAACGAGATGAAACCAAAAAAAGAAATGATTCGTGTTGTTCAAAATAAAGAAGGTAACATCGCAGCAGATGCGACTGGTAAAATGCAAGGTCGAGGTGCATACGTCAGCAAAGATGTTGCGTTAGTAGAACAAGCACAGGAAGCACAAAAACTTGAGCAATTTTTCAAAGCATCTCAAGAAACATTAGAACCTGTGTATAAAGAGATTATTCGATTAATTTATCGGGAAGAGATACCTAGCAAATGAATCAACAACAATTTTTGAATTTTTTAGGGTTAGCCATGCGCGCAGGTAAGGTGAAAACAGGAGAATCTGTTCTTGTAGCAGAAATCAAGAAACGTCGGTTGAAACTTGTATTGATTGCAGAGGATGCATCACCGAATACGAAGAAAACATTAATGAACAAATGTACAACCTACAAAACACCTTATCGTGTAGTAAGCAATCGACATGAATTAGGAGTGGCTATTGGAAAAGCGTCACGTGTAAATATCGGGATTACAGATAGCGGTTTTGCTAAGAAGTTAATAGCAATGATCGATGAAGAAGAGTAAGGAGTGGTTGAATGAGTAAACAAAGAATTTATGAATATGCAAAATCATTAAACATCAAAAGTAAAGATGCCATTGATGAGTTAAAGAAAAATGGTGTTGATGTGTCAAACCACATGCAAACGTTAGAAGCGGATCATGTGAAAATTTTAGACAAAGCTTTCAACAAAAAAGCTGATAACGATAAAAAAGAAGCGGCCCCTAAGAAAGACAACAAACCAGCTAATAACAACAACCAACAAGGTAGAGGAAAGCAACAGTC
This region of Staphylococcus sp. IVB6240 genomic DNA includes:
- a CDS encoding YlxQ family RNA-binding protein; translated protein: MNQQQFLNFLGLAMRAGKVKTGESVLVAEIKKRRLKLVLIAEDASPNTKKTLMNKCTTYKTPYRVVSNRHELGVAIGKASRVNIGITDSGFAKKLIAMIDEEE
- the nusA gene encoding transcription termination factor NusA → MKSNELLLATEYLEKEKRIPREVLVDAIEAALITAYKKNYESARNVRVELNLDSGTFHVIARKEVVEEVFDDREEIDLSTALVKNPAYEIGDIYEEDVTPNDFGRVGAQAAKQAVMQRLRDAEREILYEEFIDKENDIVTGVIDRVDHRYVYVNLGRTEAVLSEAERSPNETYLPNERIKVYVNKVEQTTKGPQIFVSRSHPGLLKRLFEQEVPEIFEGTVEVKSVAREAGDRSKISVYAENNDIDAVGACVGAKGARVEAVVEELGGEKIDIVQWDADPKVFVRNALSPSQVVDVIVDEENQSTTVIVPDYQLSLAIGKRGQNARLAAKLTGWKIDIKSETDAKELGLDQPQPTTEEVPAVEDEEVVVDSETADEVTVNDVNEEVVELEDESEEK
- a CDS encoding YlxR family protein yields the protein MKKRKIPMRKCILSNEMKPKKEMIRVVQNKEGNIAADATGKMQGRGAYVSKDVALVEQAQEAQKLEQFFKASQETLEPVYKEIIRLIYREEIPSK